A single region of the Amphiprion ocellaris isolate individual 3 ecotype Okinawa chromosome 4, ASM2253959v1, whole genome shotgun sequence genome encodes:
- the LOC111572249 gene encoding histone H3 yields MARTKQTARKSTGGKAPRKQLATKAARKSAPATGGVKKPHRYRPGTVALREIRRYQKSTELLIRKLPFQRLVREIAQDFKTDLRFQSSAVMALQEASEAYLVGLFEDTNLCAIHAKRVTIMPKDIQLARRIRGERA; encoded by the coding sequence ATGGCCAGAACCAAGCAGACCGCTCGTAAATCCACCGGAGGAAAAGCTCCCAGGAAGCAGCTGGCCACCAAGGCTGCCCGCAAGAGCGCGCCGGCCACCGGCGGCGTGAAGAAGCCTCACCGTTACCGTCCCGGTACCGTGGCTTTGAGAGAGATCCGTCGCTACCAGAAATCCACGGAGCTGCTGATCCGCAAGCTGCCCTTCCAGCGCCTCGTCAGAGAGATCGCTCAGGACTTCAAGACCGACCTGCGCTTCCAGAGCTCCGCTGTCATGGCTCTGCAGGAGGCCAGCGAGGCTTACCTGGTCGGTCTCTTCGAGGACACCAACCTGTGTGCCATCCACGCCAAGAGGGTCACCATCATGCCTAAAGACATCCAGCTGGCCCGCCGCATCCGCGGAGAGAGAGCTTAG
- the LOC111574707 gene encoding LOW QUALITY PROTEIN: histone H2B (The sequence of the model RefSeq protein was modified relative to this genomic sequence to represent the inferred CDS: deleted 1 base in 1 codon) yields MPEPAKSAPKKGSKKAVTKSAGKGGKKRKRSRKESYAIYVYKVLKQVHPDTGISSKAMGIMNSFVSDIFERIAGEASRLAHYNKRSTITSREIQTAVRLLLPGELAKHAVSEGTKAVTKYTSSK; encoded by the exons ATGCCAGAACCAGCCAAGTCCGCCCCGAAGAAGGGCTCCAAGAAAGCGGTGACGAAGAGCGCCGGAAAGGGCggcaagaagaggaagagaagcagGAAGGAGAGCTACGCCATCTACGTGTACAAGGTGTTGAAGCAGGTCCATCCCGACACCGGCATCTCGTCCAAGGCCATGGGCATCATGAACTCGTTCGTCAGCGACATCTTTGAGCGGATCGCCGGTGAGGCCTCCCGCCTGGCTCACTACAACAAgcgctccaccatcacctccaggGAGATCCAGACCGCCGTCAGACTGCTGCTGCCCGGTGAGCTGGCCAAGCACGCCGTGTCC GAGGGGACCAAGGCCGTCACCAAGTACACCAGCTCCAAGTAA